The stretch of DNA gtaatatattatatatggaagaggtttcaatggttacatttttattgtaaccatcatggttacatttttttaagccattggattactattaaatggttgtgattattttggaaattaaataaaaataaataataaataacttgtaacctgaaagtaacctaatcatttatttccttataaaactttaattaagattaattatattttaaaattaaattaattataattattaattaattttttgcaattcattactatataaggatcttttagcaatttatttttttatacttaaattatttaaaattttatagcaaaactttttataatttaaaattatacacatataatttcataatttaaattttattatacttgtaatcttaattttaaattattacacttaattatttaatttttttatttaaatatttaaaaagtaaaaaatgaaataagttgaaggattttttagaaaaaaaatagctgcacttgttatcgattgattagcttgaggcctcatacttagttcatataattgtaacaaaataattaaatatcatttaaaaataattaattatttgaaaatttattataagaagagaattttaatttgtgtcaaaagaagtttaatttttgtaaaaaaaaataaattttattgtaaatattataattaaatggtttaattattaaaataagtcaagtaatgatttaaatataaatattaattgctaaaagaggtcttgttaaatatttaattaattattttaagaaaatagttaattataattaaataattctaaaaaaggaatgtctatttaattaattattttaagaaaatagttaattataattaattaaatctaaaaaaggaaagtttacctattggtaacctgctattacaggttaaaaaaaatgtaaccatatggttacaataaaaatgtaaccattgaatagtcacccattatatatatgtttggatTGTTGTCTCATAAACATTATCGTTGGTGAAACACATAATAAAATTTGATTTGACAAGATGGCAATAGCaagaaaaactcaaaaaatttgGCAAGTAATTAAGCATTCATCGAAACCTATCTCAATTGTGATCTTCTCTTAACTTTTTATGGAAATCTCTATCGTTGGTCGTACTTCCATTTTCACATTTTCGTTTAACGAATTTAATTTATGTATGTAAATATTCATCCAAATCCTCAATGAGAATCATTTAGCTTCTGGTGGGACAGAAGAAATTTCTGTAATAATGCCacaatctcttttttttttttttttgtttttggaaaTTTGTTGATTGATTTGTGTCATTTGTGCtataaaacaatatatataatacaaagcAGGCATTGTTGAATATGCGTATGGTAATCTAGGTTACTCTTCTTCCATTAAAGGACAAAGGACTACTTGACCACTTGTTTAaaaatttagtttaattattagtttgtcCTCAGTGTGAAAAGAATATGATACTCTTTTAGCTACATGCATTAAACAACAGCAAAATGTCAATTGTTTATATCATCATACATTTGTATTCAATTCAGTTGAGTTACTGAGCAAGATAAAGTGTTATGccttccattccattccattgcAGAATGGTGAGAAATTTGGTTTGCAGCCACTGAACTCCTCAGTTGAATCAACTAAACACAACCCGATTTGGCATTTACAAGATTAAGATTTCTCATCTTTGAGCTTGCAGATACAGTTAGAACCACATGAGCCACACCCACAGTTAGAAAATTGACTTAAGAGAGTAATAAGTGGCTTATTTGGTGGGCCTACCAATAATGCTCAATGCCTTCTAGCTACTCCACACATATACGAATAGGACCAAATCACTCTAAggataagaaaaaaaatcacagaaaagaacaaaatcaGCACCCATTATTGAATACCAACAACACCACTTGGGATAGAAATGCTTAAATGAGTGATCTGTTTTGCTGTTAGATCATATCATacaattcaattcaattcaaaAAAGTTACTGAGCAAAATCATCAAATGGCAGATGCTGTTGTTTCATTTGTGATTGAAAGGCTTGGAGACTTGGTGATTTCTGAAGCTCAATTCTTGCATGGAATTGAAGCCCAAGTGGGGAATGCACAAATCAAGCTTCAATGTATGAGTGCTTTCTTAAAAGATGCGGATGCTTGGGTAACAAATGGTGATGGGAGAATTCGCCTTTTGGTTGTCCAGATCAGAGAAAATTCTCTTGACTTGCAGGATGTTATTGAGACTTATGTCCTCAAAGTGACTTTGAAGAAGAATGAAGGTGTACTCAAAAGATCTATTAACATATTCAGAGAGGGAATTAATGTCCACAAAGTTGGATCAGATATTGAGAGGATCACATCCAACATTGATACTTGGACTTCAGAATTAGAATCACTTGGAGTACAAAGATCAATACACAAAGCAGATGAAGCTTCTTCAAGCAGCTATGTCCAACAGCAAAGACAGTTGAGGCAAGCTTATTCTTTTGTTGAAGACAATGTTGTTGTCGGATTTGATAAAGATATCCAAGAGTTGGTTGCGCTTTTGACTGAAAAAGAGAACCCTCATAAGCATAAGGTGATCTCTGTATGTGGGATGGGTGGTTTGGGCAAAACTACTCTTGCAAGAAAGGTCTATTAGCATCCTCATGTCAAGACTCACTTTGACTGTTATGCTTGGGCCTCAATATCTCAGCAATGTAATACACGCAATGTCTTAGAAGCAGTTTACTTTGCTTTCACTTCTCCCACAGATGCACAAAGAAATCACATAAAAAACTTGAGTGATGTTGAATTAGCAAGGGAGCTTTACAACGTTCAGAAACAGAAAAAATGTTTGGTGGTTCTTGATGATATATGGACCACAACAACATGGGATCTTCTAAAACATGCATTCCCTACTACTACTCAAGGAGACACATTACATAGCAAAATCTTACTCACTACTCGAAATAAGGATCGACATGGTTTCATCCATGAACCTCATTTGCTCAATGAAGAGGACAGCTGGGAGCTGTTTCATAAAAAGTACTTCTCTGTTGGAGCAGATCCATCAAGTAATATATTTCACTCTTTTTAACTCAATCATCataatactctttttttttttaatctttgtttttatttatgtatacatGTACTTGTCAATAAACTAACATCAGTTTGATAGGAATATTGTTGCTGATTATTCTAATTCATATTAGTTCTTCCTTTaatttatagaaaaatatatgtAGCATTAGTGACATATGATCTTAGAAGCAGAGCTCAATTTAACTGTACTTTATGCATATGTTTGACATGATAATTATCCACTACTATGTCCCATTCCttaaatcataatttttttttgtgcatTTCACTGGCTATATAAATTCAGACTCAAATGATGATGAAGAAAGGAAGAAAGAAGTAGCGGTAGAGATGCTTAGAAAGTGCTCTGGTCTGCCATTAGCCATCATTGTGCTCGCTGGTCTTCTATCTAAGAAACACACCGTATATGAGTGGGAGAAACTTAAAGCAAATGTAATTCGCTGGATAGGTGAAGGTGGTCAACAACATGATGAAAACTCAAAATACCGTAGTGTTCGGGTGGTGTTAGGTTTAAGTTACAGTGAGTTGCCATCTCATTTGAAGCCTTGTTTTTTGTACTTGGCTCGTTATGCTGAAGATGTCCCGATAAGAGCAAAAGAGTTATGTCTTGTGCTCATAGCAGAAGGTTTTATATCGCCAAGAAGAAGCTCTGTGGAAACTTTGGAGGAAGTGGCATATGATTGGTTGTGTGAGTTGGTGGAGAGGAGTATGATTCAGGTCAAAGAAATGAGTTCAACAGAAGAAAGGATAAAATCATTTTGCATTCATGATCTCATGCGAGACTTGTGTGTGTCTAAAGCCCAAGAAGAAAACTTTCTACATATTACTGATTGGTATTACTGATTGGCGGAATAGAAGGGAAGAGCCAACAGAAACAAATGTACGAAGAGTTTCCATCCATGATAAGGGAAATACTGATGATAGTGATTTTATTCATATGTTTAGAAACATAGATGGCTCTCTCAGGTGCCTTGCTATACATGATGGAAAAATTGAATATAGTGAAAGATTATTGAGACATGTATGCAATCACTTTTTGAAACTAAGgtaccgtttggtaacacttttgttttttaattttt from Cannabis sativa cultivar Pink pepper isolate KNU-18-1 chromosome 2, ASM2916894v1, whole genome shotgun sequence encodes:
- the LOC133035187 gene encoding disease resistance protein RPP8-like translates to MADAVVSFVIERLGDLVISEAQFLHGIEAQVGNAQIKLQCMSAFLKDADAWVTNGDGRIRLLVVQIRENSLDLQDVIETYVLKVTLKKNEGVLKRSINIFREGINVHKVGSDIERITSNIDTWTSELESLGVQRSIHKADEASSSSYVQQQRQLRQAYSFVEDNVVVGFDKDIQELVALLTEKENPHKHKVISVCGMGGLGKTTLARKVY